A single genomic interval of Zingiber officinale cultivar Zhangliang chromosome 4A, Zo_v1.1, whole genome shotgun sequence harbors:
- the LOC121972245 gene encoding bZIP transcription factor 27-like — MVKSSRKKNPAKRESKELNSKLEEEGEEEEEDGGGVERHELEHSPPSRHSTNPLVLLLPAQYDPFSALSGAGFDSSRKQLPDPSVDSRERRKKRMIKNRESAARSRARKQAYTNELEKEVDRLLNENHMLKRQYEQLRLEMAAHNLITPCKRKLYRTLTAPF, encoded by the exons ATGGTGAAATCTTCCCGCAAGAAGAATCCGGCCAAGCGGGAGAGCAAGGAGTTAAACTCTA AGTTGGAAGAGGaaggggaggaggaagaagaagatggaggagGTGTGGAAAGACATGAGCTCGAGCATAGCCCTCCATCAAGACATTCCACCAACCCCCTTGTTCTGCTCCTTCCAGCACAAT ATGACCCTTTCTCTGCCCTCTCCGGCGCCGGGTTCGATTCCAGCAGGAAGCAATTGCCGGATCCGAGCGTGGACTCCcgggagagaaggaagaagaggatgatCAAGAACCGGGAGTCTGCTGCTCGATCTAGAGCTAGGAAACAG GCCTACACAAATGAGCTTGAGAAAGAAGTCGATCGCTTGCTGAACGAGAACCACATGCTAAAGAGACAGTATGAGCAG CTGCGTTTGGAAATGGCTGCTCATAATCTGATAACGCCTTGCAAACGCAAGCTGTATAGAACTTTGACTGCTCCATTTTGA